A region from the Lycium barbarum isolate Lr01 chromosome 8, ASM1917538v2, whole genome shotgun sequence genome encodes:
- the LOC132608096 gene encoding uncharacterized protein LOC132608096: MKRTEDGKFQRFYDQLKGLSTNIPFLDAFQEIPGFSKYLKDLLTKKRPIKHDTMGVTHRVSAIISSSKVEKKGDPWAFTIPCTIGHHDFSSSLCDNGASINLMPLAIYNKADLGTPRPTSMRLQMADKTIK; the protein is encoded by the coding sequence atgaaaagaacggaggatgGCAAGTTCCAACGcttctacgaccaattgaaagggCTGTCAACGAATATCccatttcttgatgcattccaGGAAATACCGGGATTTTCTAAATACCTGAAAGATTTGTTGACAAAGAAAAGgccaatcaagcatgatacgaTGGGAGTCACTCACCGTGTGAGCGCTATTATTTCGTCATCAAAGGTTGAAAAGAAGGGAGATCCCTgggctttcactatcccttgcaccatcggtcatcatgattttTCTAGTTCTTTATGTGACAAtggggctagtattaatttgatgccactagccatATATAATAAAGCCGAtttgggaacacctagaccaacgagcatgcgtctccaaatggcTGATAAAACCATCAAATGA